The following are encoded together in the Flavobacterium sp. TR2 genome:
- a CDS encoding M14 family metallopeptidase, whose protein sequence is MKLFTFLFSLFTIALFAQNNKKYDTFFEKGNGNQSASYQETIAYWKMLAADFPTIQMKEMGLTDSGEPLHMITFNPDKEFDFDKIQKTKAVLFVNNGIHAGEPDGIDATMQFYRDLATGKMKAPKNTVLVTIPVYNIGGALNRNSTTRANQDGPEIYGFRGNARNYDLNRDLMKSDTRNTKSFVEIFQKINADVFIDNHVSNGSDYQYKLTYIMTQHNKLGTVLGDFMNNEMMPALVKDLQKKKIETTPYVDSFKDTPDKGFGQFVDSPRYTTGYTSLFNTIGFVVETHMLKKYAERVKMTYEYMKSTLDFTDANYQKIKDLRIKNLEQYQPKKSYTLKWELDSTKATTFSFLGYEAGYKKSNATTGNRLYYDRNKPYRKDVPYIKEFKSVKEVAIPTAYIVTRGYWNVIELLKNNNISFKQIKNDTIIEVESYRIADFKTVPSAYEGHYLHRNTTVTSKMAKMAFAKGDYIVPTNQKGVKYLLEAFEPEGVDSFFNWNFFDPILQQKEHYSEYIFEDTAAQLLKENPTLKAELEAKKQNDREFAKNAEAQLDWIYKHSVYYEKAHLQYPVYRVL, encoded by the coding sequence ATGAAACTTTTCACCTTTCTTTTTTCACTTTTCACGATTGCCCTTTTCGCTCAAAACAATAAAAAATACGATACCTTTTTTGAGAAAGGAAACGGAAACCAATCTGCTTCGTATCAAGAAACAATAGCTTATTGGAAGATGCTCGCTGCCGATTTCCCAACGATTCAAATGAAAGAAATGGGACTAACAGATTCTGGCGAACCTTTGCATATGATTACTTTCAATCCTGACAAAGAATTTGATTTCGATAAAATCCAGAAAACCAAAGCGGTTTTATTTGTAAACAACGGAATCCACGCTGGAGAACCAGACGGAATTGACGCCACAATGCAATTTTACAGAGATTTGGCAACAGGAAAAATGAAAGCGCCAAAAAATACCGTTTTGGTAACGATTCCTGTTTACAATATTGGCGGAGCCTTGAATAGAAATTCGACAACGCGCGCCAATCAAGACGGTCCAGAGATTTATGGTTTTAGAGGAAATGCTAGAAACTACGATTTGAACCGTGATTTAATGAAATCGGATACCCGAAACACAAAGAGTTTTGTTGAGATTTTCCAGAAGATAAATGCCGATGTTTTTATCGATAATCACGTAAGCAACGGCTCTGATTATCAATACAAACTGACTTACATCATGACGCAGCACAACAAACTGGGAACGGTTTTAGGCGATTTTATGAATAACGAAATGATGCCGGCTCTGGTAAAAGATCTTCAGAAAAAGAAAATCGAAACTACGCCTTATGTCGATTCGTTTAAAGATACTCCCGATAAAGGTTTTGGGCAGTTTGTAGATAGTCCGCGATATACAACGGGTTATACTTCGCTGTTTAACACGATTGGTTTTGTGGTCGAAACCCATATGCTGAAAAAATACGCCGAACGCGTAAAAATGACCTATGAATACATGAAATCGACTTTGGATTTTACCGATGCTAATTATCAAAAGATAAAAGATTTACGAATAAAAAACTTGGAACAATACCAGCCTAAAAAATCTTATACATTAAAATGGGAATTGGACAGTACAAAGGCGACTACTTTTTCGTTTTTAGGTTATGAAGCGGGTTACAAAAAAAGCAATGCAACAACAGGAAACCGTTTGTATTACGACCGAAACAAACCGTATAGAAAAGACGTTCCGTACATAAAAGAATTTAAATCGGTTAAAGAAGTCGCGATTCCTACGGCTTATATTGTTACTAGAGGTTATTGGAATGTTATTGAGTTGCTGAAAAACAATAATATTTCCTTTAAACAAATTAAAAACGACACGATTATAGAAGTCGAAAGCTACAGAATTGCCGATTTTAAAACCGTTCCGTCTGCTTACGAAGGACATTATTTGCACAGGAACACAACGGTAACTTCCAAAATGGCTAAAATGGCTTTCGCTAAAGGAGATTACATTGTGCCAACAAACCAAAAAGGTGTAAAATATCTTCTGGAAGCTTTTGAACCAGAAGGCGTTGATTCATTCTTTAATTGGAATTTCTTCGATCCAATTTTACAGCAGAAAGAACACTACTCAGAATACATTTTTGAAGATACTGCGGCACAGCTTTTAAAAGAAAACCCAACTCTAAAAGCAGAATTAGAAGCTAAAAAACAAAATGATCGCGAGTTTGCTAAAAACGCCGAAGCACAATTGGATTGGATTTACAAGCATTCTGTTTATTATGAAAAAGCACATTTGCAGTATCCTGTTTATCGAGTGCTTTAG
- a CDS encoding DEAD/DEAH box helicase: MNKKHHSNDILSNLGIQNLNEMQETAHDVILNDNNVLLLSPTGSGKTLAFLLPVLELLQPEILSVQCLILVPSRELGLQIEQVWKKMGTQYKVNICYGGHSIETEMKNLSNPPAVLIGTPGRIADHIDRESFRTDKIQTLILDEFDKSLQLGFHEQMSFIIGRLPKVNKRVLVSATSDIEIPKYTRVVNPTVLDFIPEEEEKTNLSMKMVISPAKDKLQSLFNLICSLKSESAIIFCNHRDAAERISDTLNEKGIYSVYYHGGMDQDERERALIQFRNGSVTYLVTTDLAARGLDIPEMKHVIHYHLPLKEDEFTHRNGRTARMQATGTAYVIIHESEKQLDYIDCEMEVLDVEGKVSLPKPPQFQTIYISGGKKTKLNKFDIVGFFSQKGKLEKEDLGLIEVKDFVSFAAVKFNKVKDLLKNIKDEKMKGKKFKIEVARNVIKKVEDEKRGKY, from the coding sequence ATGAATAAAAAACACCATTCCAACGATATACTTTCGAATTTAGGGATTCAGAACCTCAACGAAATGCAGGAAACTGCGCACGATGTTATTTTAAACGATAACAATGTCTTACTGCTTTCTCCAACAGGATCTGGAAAAACCTTAGCGTTTTTGCTTCCAGTTTTAGAATTATTGCAGCCAGAAATCTTATCGGTTCAATGTTTGATTTTGGTTCCGTCACGCGAATTGGGGCTTCAAATTGAACAAGTTTGGAAGAAAATGGGAACGCAGTACAAAGTAAATATTTGCTACGGCGGACACTCGATTGAAACGGAAATGAAAAATTTAAGCAATCCGCCAGCGGTTTTAATTGGAACGCCTGGAAGAATTGCCGATCATATTGACAGAGAATCTTTTAGAACCGATAAAATTCAGACTTTAATTTTGGATGAATTTGATAAATCGCTTCAATTAGGATTTCATGAACAAATGTCTTTCATCATTGGCAGATTGCCGAAAGTGAATAAAAGAGTTTTGGTTTCTGCAACTTCAGATATTGAGATTCCGAAATATACGAGAGTTGTAAATCCGACAGTTTTAGATTTTATTCCAGAGGAGGAAGAAAAGACCAATCTTTCGATGAAAATGGTGATTTCGCCTGCCAAGGATAAACTGCAGAGTTTGTTCAATCTGATTTGCTCTTTGAAATCAGAATCAGCGATTATTTTCTGTAACCATCGCGATGCGGCAGAACGTATTAGCGATACATTGAACGAGAAAGGAATTTATTCGGTGTATTATCATGGCGGAATGGATCAGGACGAGCGGGAGAGGGCTTTGATTCAGTTTAGGAATGGAAGCGTAACTTATTTGGTTACAACCGATTTGGCTGCTAGAGGTTTGGATATTCCAGAAATGAAACACGTTATTCATTACCATCTTCCGTTAAAAGAAGACGAATTTACGCACCGAAATGGGCGTACAGCGCGTATGCAGGCGACGGGAACGGCATATGTTATCATTCACGAAAGTGAAAAACAATTGGATTATATTGATTGTGAAATGGAGGTTTTGGATGTCGAAGGAAAAGTTTCGCTGCCGAAACCGCCGCAATTTCAGACTATTTATATCAGTGGAGGGAAGAAAACTAAACTGAATAAATTTGATATCGTTGGATTCTTTTCTCAAAAAGGGAAATTGGAAAAAGAGGATTTAGGTTTGATTGAAGTGAAAGATTTTGTTTCGTTTGCTGCGGTAAAATTCAATAAAGTAAAAGACCTTTTGAAGAATATCAAAGATGAAAAAATGAAAGGCAAGAAGTTTAAAATCGAAGTTGCCCGCAATGTTATCAAAAAAGTAGAAGACGAGAAAAGAGGAAAGTATTGA
- a CDS encoding alkylphosphonate utilization protein, with product MSIERELSKRSGSKCELCGNEENLKVYQVLPTKKGGLDEAIFACNTCIDQIENPDNVDLNHWRCLNDSMWNENIPVQVVAWRMLSRMRAAGWPQELLDMMYLDDETLEWAKATGEGEDDENKLVHRDSNGVVLQHGDSVVLIKDLKVKGSSMVAKQGTAVRNIRLDHENAEYIEGKVDGQQIVIITQYVKKI from the coding sequence ATGAGTATCGAGAGAGAATTAAGCAAACGAAGCGGATCTAAATGTGAACTTTGCGGTAATGAAGAGAATTTAAAAGTTTATCAAGTTCTTCCAACTAAAAAAGGAGGTCTTGACGAAGCTATATTTGCCTGCAACACTTGCATTGACCAGATTGAAAACCCAGACAATGTCGATTTAAATCACTGGAGATGCCTTAACGACAGTATGTGGAACGAGAATATTCCTGTACAAGTTGTAGCCTGGAGAATGCTTAGCCGTATGCGCGCCGCAGGATGGCCGCAGGAACTGCTTGACATGATGTACCTAGACGATGAAACGCTGGAATGGGCAAAAGCAACAGGAGAAGGCGAAGATGACGAAAATAAACTAGTACACCGTGACAGCAACGGAGTAGTGCTACAACACGGAGATTCTGTAGTTTTAATAAAAGATCTTAAAGTAAAAGGATCAAGTATGGTTGCCAAACAAGGAACTGCTGTGAGAAACATTCGCTTAGATCACGAAAACGCCGAATACATTGAAGGAAAAGTCGATGGACAGCAGATTGTGATTATTACGCAGTATGTTAAAAAGATATAG
- the coaD gene encoding pantetheine-phosphate adenylyltransferase yields the protein MRKAIFPGSFDPITLGHEDIIKRGIPLFDEIVIAIGVNAEKKYMFSLEERKRFIEETFKDEPKVSVITYEGLTIDLAKKLKANFILRGLRNPADFEFEKAIAHTNRKLSKIETVFLLTAASTSFISSSIVRDVLRHGGEYEMLVPDAVRVKK from the coding sequence ATGCGAAAAGCCATATTCCCAGGATCATTTGACCCAATTACTTTAGGACACGAAGACATTATCAAAAGAGGAATTCCTTTATTTGACGAAATTGTAATTGCTATTGGTGTCAATGCCGAAAAAAAATATATGTTTTCATTAGAAGAAAGAAAACGTTTTATCGAAGAAACCTTCAAAGACGAACCAAAAGTCTCTGTCATCACTTATGAAGGCTTAACCATCGATTTGGCAAAAAAACTAAAAGCCAATTTCATCCTAAGAGGTTTGCGCAACCCAGCCGATTTCGAATTCGAAAAAGCCATTGCGCATACTAACCGAAAACTTTCCAAAATAGAAACGGTTTTCTTGTTGACAGCCGCAAGTACCTCATTTATCAGTTCGAGCATTGTACGCGACGTATTGCGTCATGGGGGCGAATATGAAATGCTAGTTCCAGATGCAGTTAGGGTAAAGAAATAA
- a CDS encoding D-alanine--D-alanine ligase — MKNIAIIMGGYSSEYKISLISGNVVYQYLDKTKYNGFRIHIFKEKWVYVDENEAEFPIDRNDFSVTVNGQKITFDCVFNAIHGTPGEDGLMQAYFELIGMPQSSCDYYQSALTFNKRDLLSVLKPYGIKTAVSYYLNKGDVINTEEIVKKVGLPCFVKPNKAGSSFGISKVKTEAELPIAIEVAYKEDNEIIIESFLDGTEVSVGVINYKGEIKVLPITEIVSENDFFDYEAKYEGKSQEITPARISDELTKKVSETAKRAYEVLKMKGFSRSEFIIVNGEPHMLEMNTIPGLTTESLIPQQAKAAGISLEDLFTNAIELALA; from the coding sequence ATGAAAAACATTGCCATCATCATGGGCGGCTATTCCAGCGAATACAAAATATCTTTAATCAGCGGAAATGTCGTGTATCAATATCTTGACAAAACAAAATACAACGGATTCCGTATTCACATTTTCAAAGAAAAATGGGTCTATGTAGACGAAAATGAAGCCGAATTTCCAATTGATAGAAATGATTTTTCAGTTACAGTAAACGGTCAGAAAATTACTTTTGACTGTGTTTTCAATGCAATTCACGGAACTCCGGGAGAGGACGGATTAATGCAGGCGTATTTCGAATTGATTGGAATGCCGCAATCTTCTTGCGATTATTACCAATCGGCTCTTACATTCAACAAAAGAGACTTATTATCTGTTTTAAAACCTTACGGAATCAAAACAGCCGTTTCTTATTACCTAAACAAAGGTGATGTAATTAATACTGAGGAAATTGTAAAAAAAGTAGGTTTACCTTGTTTCGTTAAGCCAAATAAAGCAGGTTCTAGTTTCGGAATCTCAAAAGTGAAAACCGAAGCTGAATTGCCAATTGCAATTGAAGTGGCATACAAAGAAGATAACGAAATCATTATTGAAAGCTTCCTTGACGGAACAGAAGTTTCTGTGGGAGTTATCAATTACAAAGGCGAGATTAAAGTTCTTCCAATCACAGAAATTGTATCAGAAAATGATTTCTTTGATTATGAGGCGAAATACGAAGGAAAATCGCAAGAAATCACGCCAGCAAGAATCTCTGACGAACTGACTAAAAAAGTGTCAGAAACTGCAAAACGCGCGTACGAAGTTTTAAAAATGAAAGGTTTTTCAAGAAGCGAATTCATCATTGTAAATGGCGAACCGCATATGCTTGAAATGAATACCATTCCAGGTTTAACAACCGAAAGTTTGATTCCGCAGCAAGCAAAAGCAGCTGGAATTTCTTTGGAAGATTTATTTACAAACGCAATTGAACTAGCTTTGGCATAG
- a CDS encoding PASTA domain-containing protein, with the protein MSLRQYLTSRVFFLQLLAAAAIIAVIGYLFMHWLTFTTDHGHEIAVPNLSKLTEEQVENKLDELDLDYVLLDSVDYRSEYPKYSVVEQDPLPGTMVKVGRKIYIKINASGFSSVKIPDLIEKTYREAVPTLKALGLEPGTITYIPNLGKDMVLEMRYKGRNLKVGDRVLKASKIDLVLGDGKASYVDESQATDSTAVPAETPSDEQ; encoded by the coding sequence ATGAGTTTACGTCAGTATTTAACAAGCCGAGTTTTTTTCTTGCAATTGCTTGCGGCCGCAGCTATTATTGCGGTTATTGGTTATTTATTTATGCATTGGTTAACTTTTACGACTGATCACGGACACGAAATTGCAGTGCCGAATTTGTCTAAGCTGACTGAGGAACAAGTGGAAAACAAATTGGACGAATTGGATTTGGATTACGTTCTATTGGATAGTGTTGATTACAGAAGTGAATACCCAAAATATAGTGTTGTTGAGCAGGATCCGCTTCCTGGGACAATGGTAAAAGTGGGCAGAAAAATTTATATCAAGATTAATGCTTCTGGTTTTTCTTCTGTAAAAATTCCAGATTTGATCGAAAAAACATATCGTGAGGCTGTGCCAACACTTAAAGCGTTAGGTCTTGAGCCAGGAACGATTACGTATATTCCGAACCTTGGAAAAGATATGGTTTTAGAAATGCGTTATAAAGGAAGAAACTTAAAAGTTGGAGACCGTGTGCTTAAAGCTTCTAAAATTGATTTGGTTTTAGGTGACGGAAAAGCAAGTTATGTAGATGAAAGCCAGGCAACAGACAGTACTGCGGTGCCTGCAGAAACCCCAAGTGATGAACAATAA
- a CDS encoding RluA family pseudouridine synthase, with protein MNNNIEENLDLEDELFEHYRFEVPKGQAFLRIDKYLMYLIPNATRNKIQNAATNGNIFVNDIPVKSNYKVKPFDVITVMLSHPPFENRVDPEDIPLDIVYEDDALLLINKPPGLVVHPGHGNYTGTLVNALAFHFENLPMNSSERPGLVHRIDKDTSGLLVVAKTEAAMTHLAKQFEAKTTEREYIALVWGNVAADSGTIEGNLARHLKDRMQMAVFDDPEIGKPAITHYKVLERFGYVTLISCKLETGRTHQIRAHMKHIGHPLFNDERYGGHLILKGTTFTKYKQFIENCFKALPRQALHAKTLGFVHPNTGELMRFDTELPQDFQDCIEKWRNYVKSHNTEDES; from the coding sequence ATGAACAATAATATTGAAGAAAATTTAGATCTGGAAGACGAATTATTTGAGCACTACAGATTTGAAGTCCCAAAAGGTCAGGCGTTTTTGCGTATTGACAAATATTTGATGTATTTGATTCCGAATGCCACGCGAAATAAGATTCAGAACGCGGCAACTAACGGAAACATTTTTGTGAATGATATTCCAGTAAAATCAAATTACAAAGTAAAACCTTTTGATGTGATAACAGTTATGCTGTCGCATCCTCCATTTGAAAATAGGGTAGATCCAGAAGATATTCCGTTGGATATTGTTTATGAGGATGATGCGTTACTGCTTATCAATAAACCGCCGGGATTGGTGGTGCACCCTGGACATGGCAATTATACAGGTACTTTGGTGAATGCTTTGGCATTTCACTTTGAAAATCTGCCAATGAATAGCAGCGAACGTCCAGGTTTAGTTCATAGAATTGATAAGGATACCTCTGGACTTTTGGTTGTAGCCAAAACAGAAGCTGCCATGACGCATTTGGCAAAGCAGTTTGAAGCTAAAACTACCGAACGTGAATATATTGCTCTGGTTTGGGGAAATGTTGCGGCTGACAGCGGCACAATTGAAGGAAACTTAGCGAGACATTTGAAAGACAGAATGCAGATGGCCGTTTTTGATGATCCGGAAATTGGAAAACCTGCTATTACACATTATAAAGTTTTGGAGCGTTTTGGTTATGTGACTCTTATCTCTTGTAAATTGGAAACAGGAAGAACACACCAGATTCGCGCGCATATGAAGCATATTGGTCATCCGTTATTTAATGATGAGCGTTACGGCGGTCATTTGATTTTGAAGGGAACGACTTTTACCAAATACAAACAGTTTATCGAAAATTGTTTTAAAGCTTTGCCACGTCAGGCGCTGCACGCGAAAACGCTTGGATTTGTGCATCCGAATACAGGAGAATTAATGCGTTTTGATACAGAATTGCCTCAGGATTTTCAGGATTGTATTGAGAAATGGCGTAATTATGTGAAGTCGCATAATACTGAGGATGAAAGTTAA
- a CDS encoding ATP-binding cassette domain-containing protein, with translation MQHWDILLSNQVNKKKLIENILNGEATGDLAVFNNQKGILFSDMAIEKFIEKEFQYDSVEASPDSHRQLRTFSSGERKKEFLKYCINQKPDYIIFDNPFDHLDQASRVVLANSLKDLTNDVAIIQLLNRTVDVLEFVPNKAQIKDNTFELHPFKKAENHFKTLNTTAIPKATETHTFPENELIRLENVSVSYEERKILNNISWTIKQGEFWQLVGPNGSGKSTILSLITGDNPKGFGQNLFLFGRKKGTGESVWDIKKQIGIYATSMMDLFQKGHTLEQMVLSGFFDQIGLYTEPTTHQKNIVTQWLEVIEMTHLRKKRFIDLSIGQQRVALIVRAVLKHPPLLILDEPVEGLDDENVDLVIQLINTIKQETNVAILYVSHRIESGLAPTSVFELLPAETGSIGKIKYHSELN, from the coding sequence ATGCAACACTGGGATATACTTTTATCAAATCAGGTAAATAAAAAGAAATTAATAGAAAACATATTAAACGGCGAAGCCACTGGAGATTTGGCTGTTTTTAACAATCAAAAAGGAATATTGTTTTCTGATATGGCAATCGAAAAATTTATAGAAAAAGAATTTCAGTATGACAGTGTCGAAGCTTCGCCAGATTCGCACAGACAGCTTCGAACTTTTTCATCTGGCGAACGCAAAAAAGAGTTTTTAAAATACTGCATCAATCAAAAACCGGATTACATTATTTTTGACAATCCTTTTGACCATTTGGATCAGGCTTCACGAGTAGTTTTAGCCAATTCGTTAAAAGATCTAACCAATGATGTTGCAATTATCCAGCTTTTAAATCGTACCGTTGATGTTCTTGAATTTGTGCCAAATAAAGCTCAAATCAAAGACAATACATTCGAATTGCATCCATTTAAAAAAGCTGAAAATCATTTTAAAACATTAAATACAACTGCAATTCCAAAAGCAACAGAAACGCATACTTTTCCTGAAAACGAATTAATCAGACTCGAAAATGTTTCGGTAAGCTATGAAGAGAGAAAGATTCTCAACAACATTTCTTGGACTATCAAACAAGGCGAATTCTGGCAGTTAGTTGGTCCCAATGGTTCGGGAAAAAGCACGATTTTATCTTTGATTACAGGAGACAATCCGAAAGGTTTTGGGCAGAATTTATTCTTATTTGGAAGAAAAAAAGGAACGGGAGAAAGTGTTTGGGATATCAAAAAACAAATCGGAATCTACGCCACTTCTATGATGGATCTGTTTCAAAAAGGCCACACATTGGAACAAATGGTTCTCTCAGGATTTTTTGACCAAATCGGATTGTATACAGAACCCACAACACATCAGAAAAATATCGTGACGCAATGGCTTGAAGTGATCGAAATGACTCATCTGAGAAAAAAGCGCTTTATAGATCTTTCTATTGGACAGCAGCGTGTCGCATTAATTGTTCGCGCCGTTTTAAAACATCCGCCTTTATTGATTTTAGATGAACCCGTAGAAGGTTTAGATGACGAAAATGTAGATTTAGTCATTCAGCTCATCAATACCATAAAGCAAGAAACCAATGTCGCTATCCTATATGTTTCACACCGTATAGAATCAGGCTTGGCTCCTACTTCTGTATTTGAGCTTTTGCCTGCTGAAACTGGATCGATTGGAAAAATAAAATACCATTCAGAATTAAATTAA
- a CDS encoding sulfurtransferase, whose translation MSATLTSIINVGELLKLQDSIVLIDARAGANTFENYQKEHLKGARFADLNRDLAAVPDNPANGGRHPLPSSEDFSKTLSSLGISPSDHVVVYDDKNGSNFAARFWWMIRAVGHEKIQVLNGGYQSAIQAGFPTEAGIETFEKTAYPSQEWKLPLADIEEVEKARKNDQNIVIDVRDKNRYDGLIEPLDLIAGHIPGAINVPLTENLDENGFFKPANELAEKYKAVLKDIKPENTIVHCGSGVTACHTLLAMDYAGLPIPKLYAGSWSEWSRNDREMATQKTE comes from the coding sequence ATGTCTGCTACACTTACATCTATTATAAACGTTGGGGAATTACTAAAGCTTCAAGATTCAATTGTCTTAATTGATGCTAGAGCTGGCGCAAACACGTTTGAAAATTATCAAAAAGAACATCTAAAAGGCGCGCGTTTTGCCGATTTAAATCGTGATCTGGCTGCAGTTCCTGATAATCCAGCAAATGGCGGAAGACACCCGTTGCCTTCTTCCGAAGATTTTTCGAAAACACTTTCTTCATTAGGAATTTCACCTTCAGATCATGTTGTTGTTTACGATGATAAAAACGGCTCCAATTTCGCCGCTAGATTCTGGTGGATGATTCGTGCAGTTGGGCATGAAAAAATTCAAGTTTTAAACGGAGGCTATCAATCAGCAATTCAAGCAGGTTTTCCTACCGAAGCAGGAATTGAAACTTTTGAAAAAACAGCTTATCCTTCTCAAGAATGGAAACTGCCTTTAGCCGATATTGAAGAAGTCGAAAAAGCCCGAAAAAACGATCAGAATATTGTAATCGATGTTCGCGATAAAAACAGATATGATGGTTTGATAGAACCTCTGGATTTAATCGCAGGACATATTCCAGGAGCTATCAATGTTCCGCTTACAGAAAATCTGGATGAAAACGGATTCTTTAAACCAGCCAATGAATTAGCTGAAAAGTATAAAGCTGTTCTAAAAGATATAAAACCAGAAAATACAATCGTCCATTGCGGTTCTGGAGTAACAGCCTGTCACACGCTATTAGCGATGGATTACGCCGGACTTCCGATTCCAAAATTATATGCGGGTTCGTGGAGCGAATGGTCAAGAAACGATCGCGAAATGGCAACACAAAAAACAGAATAA
- a CDS encoding ThuA domain-containing protein produces MTIFNQNHQTIFNRSILFFFLILSFSVFSQKKKENPKFKVIAFYTAKNDQAHISFVHEANKYFPKLAEENHFQYDSTSNWDNLNAKFLSKYQIVLFLDTRPEKKEQRETFQKYMENGGGFIGFHFSAFALNNSTYPQDWNWYHNTFLGSGEYGSNTWRPTSAVLRVENLHPVTKNLPKTFSSAPNEWYRWFNDLTKNPDIEILLAIDESSFPLGTGPKAHEIWHSGYYPVVWTNKKYKMAYINMGHNDIDYESGTNKTLSYTFENKTQSQLILNALLWLGNSKKK; encoded by the coding sequence ATGACTATTTTTAACCAAAACCACCAAACCATTTTTAACAGAAGCATCTTATTTTTCTTTTTAATTCTTTCTTTTTCTGTCTTTTCGCAAAAGAAAAAAGAAAATCCAAAATTTAAAGTGATTGCTTTTTACACAGCAAAAAACGATCAGGCGCATATCAGTTTTGTGCATGAAGCCAATAAATACTTTCCGAAATTGGCAGAAGAAAATCATTTTCAGTATGATTCAACTAGCAATTGGGATAATTTAAACGCTAAGTTTTTATCCAAATATCAGATTGTTCTATTTCTAGATACGCGTCCTGAAAAAAAAGAACAGCGTGAAACTTTCCAGAAATATATGGAAAACGGAGGCGGTTTTATTGGGTTTCATTTCTCGGCATTTGCACTAAACAATTCGACATATCCGCAAGACTGGAACTGGTATCACAATACTTTTTTAGGTTCTGGCGAATACGGCAGCAATACTTGGAGACCGACTTCGGCAGTTTTGAGAGTAGAAAATCTGCATCCTGTGACCAAAAATCTGCCTAAAACCTTCTCCTCTGCTCCAAATGAATGGTACAGGTGGTTTAACGACTTGACCAAAAATCCAGATATTGAGATTTTGCTAGCGATAGACGAATCGAGTTTTCCGTTAGGAACTGGCCCAAAAGCCCATGAAATCTGGCATAGCGGCTACTACCCCGTTGTCTGGACCAATAAAAAATACAAAATGGCATACATAAATATGGGACATAATGATATTGATTATGAAAGCGGAACAAACAAAACCTTATCGTATACTTTTGAAAACAAAACACAGAGTCAGCTAATTTTGAATGCTTTGCTATGGCTTGGCAATTCTAAGAAAAAATAA
- a CDS encoding DUF1398 domain-containing protein — MFTIEQIKEAHSKVKSGADFPNYIQDLIILGVKGYDTFVHDGSTVYYGLNNYTAAAEEKYAEIKVADFPNKELFIENLVKHQHGETDYMTFCNHCAQCGIAKWRVDIIEMTCTYFDKSEHEILIEKIPV; from the coding sequence ATGTTTACAATAGAACAAATAAAAGAAGCCCATTCAAAAGTGAAAAGCGGTGCAGATTTTCCAAATTATATTCAAGATTTAATAATTCTTGGCGTAAAAGGATATGACACTTTTGTGCATGACGGAAGCACTGTCTACTATGGATTAAATAATTACACAGCGGCTGCAGAAGAAAAATATGCAGAAATTAAAGTGGCGGATTTTCCTAACAAAGAGCTTTTTATCGAAAATTTGGTAAAACATCAGCATGGAGAAACCGATTATATGACTTTCTGCAATCACTGTGCGCAATGCGGCATTGCAAAATGGCGAGTGGATATTATTGAAATGACTTGCACTTATTTTGACAAATCTGAGCATGAAATTTTAATCGAAAAAATTCCTGTTTAA